The stretch of DNA GACCCGAGGCGATATCCGCCAACGGCATGCCGAAATGACGGGCGACGGTGGCGGCGGCAAGCGCGTTGATGACGTTGTGCGCCCCGCCGATACCAAGATGCACCGGTGCGCTGGAACCCTCGGGCGTCATCAAAGTGAAGCTCGGACGATCCAATGCGTCGACGGTGATGTCGGCGGCGCTCATCCGCCTGGCTTCAGGTTTGGCCTCACCGTTCAATCCGAACCAGAGCACCTTGCCCGGCGCGAATTTTGTCATGTCCGCCACACGCCGGTCGTCGGCGTTCAGGACGGCGATACCGTCCGGGAGCAGGCCCTGTACGATCTCGCTTTTGGCCTGGGCGATGCGTTCGACGGAACCGAATTCCCCCAGATGGGCGACGCCCACTTTCAGGACGACGGCCACGTCCGGAGGCACGATACGGGTCAGATTGGCGATTTCGCCGACATGGTTGGCCCCCATTTCGGCGATGAAAAAGCGGGTGTGTTCCCCGACCTTCAACGCCGTCAAGGGCAGGCCGATGTCATTGTTGAAGGAACCGACCGGAGCCACCGTCTCGCCAATGGTGGAAAGCAGGGAGTCAAGCAGATCCTTCGTAGTCGTCTTGCCGACCGACCCGGTGATGCCGATGACGCTGAACGGCGAATCAAGTTCACGACGACGCACGATATTATGGTGCGCCAAACGCCCCAAAGCCGCGACAGTGTCGTCGACCACGATCTGCGTAATATCGTCGACACCGTTCACAACACGCTCGACCAACGCGGCCACCGCGCCCCTCGCGCCGAGGCCGGCCACGAAATCATGCCCGTCCACACGCTCACCGGCGATCGCGACAAAAATCGATCCTGACTTGATCTGCCTCGAATCGCTATACGTCGAAGTGGCCACAGCCCCATCGGGTACGACGTAACCGGATGGTGCGACGATGCGACCGCTGACCGCTTGTGCAACCTCCTCGATCGTCATCGGCATCATCCCGGACCGGCTCTCCGAAGTCCCCGTCATCTTAGCACTCAACGCAAGCCACCTTTTGTGTTGTATTCTTCAATGTTTCCGCAATGTATTCCGCGATCGGCCCATACACCATAGTCCACCTGCAACCCGGCCTGCAAAGCCATCATTGCATTTCCTTCGAGACACGAAGGGCATTGCGGATGTTGCTGCGCCGCACCCCCGCATCCAGCGCCATGGCAATGGCCAGGGAAAGCCTGCGTTGACCTTGCAAGCCGCCCGTCACCACGGTTTGCCCGACCAGCCAACCGGATTCCTCGGAGCAGGTGACCAGCCGTTTGCGCTCGTCGATGCTGAAGCCATAACGGCTTCGGGCAGATTCGAGCATATCGTCCGATTGGGCTTTATTCAATGGTTCGATGGACCCAAGCACATCGACATTGACGCCTTGCAGGGCTTGAGGACGCAACGTCTCGCTGTCGGCGGAGATCACCATCGCCGCCGCCCCGTCTTCCGAACAGACGGCCAGCGTATGCTGAACGTCGAGGATTGCCAAAGGGTAATCCATTACCAGTTCACGCTCCAAGGAGCTGGAACCGGAGGCGCTGATGATGCCCACAGGATTGCCGAGCATGTGCAGGAAATCCGCCAGACGCACCACATCGGCCTGAATCTCCTGGTCGTCGTCGCCGCACACCACGAATACCGCCATGGTATTGGCCGGAGTTCCGGCGATGTCGGAAGCCAAAGCTCCCAGGGTTTCGGGGTCGGGATCGGCAAGCAAGGCCGGAACCCCTGCGGATTGCGCCGCCGTGGCAAGCGAGGCCGGCACCATGAGCGCGTACGCGCCACGTGCCGCAGCCAAGGAAAGCGACGATGGGTCATCAACGTTTTTCAGCACGAAAAGGGCCCCGGGTCGAACCGAATCGAGACTATCGGCAATCGAGGTGACCGTGACCCCATCGCAAAACTTCGGTTCGAGTTGAAAACCATAATGATTGGCGATATAGCCCAAGGTCACACGCCGCGAAATCGACTCGCTTACCACGCTCATGCTTCGACCCTTCCCATAGGAAACTTCGGATAGCCGACAACCTCCGCCGCCCAACTCGGTTTAAAACGATTGTCAGCGCTCGCTGCCATTCTCACCACGACACAGGAATAGCATTGTTACGGGGCTGGGAAGTCGGGACCTCGTACTTCTGCATAAGGAATTCACCGATCTGCTTGAAGAGCGCTCCGGCGGTGAGGCCACCGTATACGCCTTGCGGGTTGCGCATCACCACGGTGAGCACGAAGCGCGGGTTGTCGGCGGGAAGGATGCCGGTGAAATCGCTGATGATGCTGTCGAGGGCGCCGCTGGGGCCGGCCACCTGCGCGGTTCCCGACTTGCCGGCAACCCGGTAGCCGGTCACCCCGGTCGTCTTCTCGTATTCCTCGCCCGAGGACTCCATCGCGTTCATCAGCTGCGCGTCCACATTGGCGTCCATGATGCGCGTGCCTTCGTCCATCGGCTGTTTGGTGACATGCCCGTCGGCGTCGATCGTGGAATCGACGACGGAAGGCTTGCGGTAGATGCCCCCGTCGGCGATGGCGGCGATGGCGTTGGTCAGCTGGATGACATTGGTGGCATAGCCCTGTCCGAACAGTATGGTGTCGCGGGTGCGCTTGTCCCATGCGTTGGGGTTGGTCAGGGTTCCGCGAGACTCCCCCGGCAGGTTCAGCCCCGAAGGCTGGCCGATGCCGAATTTGGTGAGCATGTCGTAACGGTCCTGGTCCTTGTAATCGTTGGACGACATCACCATGCCGACGTTCGAGGATTGCTGGAGGATGCCCGCCAAGGTCCAATTGCTCAGGGGGTGCGGGGAGACATCGGTGAAGATCTGGCCGTTTTTGTCAAGCCGGTCGGGCACCTGGAAATGATCGGTCATCTGGTGGATGCCGTGCTGCATCAATCCCGCCATCGAGAAGGTCTTGCCGATCGAACCGGGCTCGAAGGTCTCCGAAACCGCGCGGGAAACACTGAGCTTGGCCTGGTCGCTGCCGGCCTGGATGTCATCGGAATCGTCAAGGGCGATGATCTGGTGGGTGCGCACGTCCTCGACGCAGGCGATGGCCCATTCGGCCTTGTACTGGTTCTTGCCGTCAGTCAGCACTTTCTTGAGGAACCAGTCGACATCGGAATCGAGGCTCAGCTTCACGTCGCTGCCGTTGCTGGCGGATTTGGAATCGGTCAGGGTACCGGGGATTTCGACGCCGTTGTTGCCCTGCTGGTAGATCTTGAACCCGTCACTGCCAGCAAGCGCCGCATCCTCGACGCGTTCCATGCCCGAGACGCCCTTTACCTTGTCGTCGACTCCACCGAGGAAAGCGCCCATCAGCGCACCGTCGGAATAGACGCGGTTCTGCGAAAGCTCGCCGTAGACGATGCCGCCGAGGCCGAGCTTGTCGAGCTTGCGCTTGGCGGCGGGTTCCACGTCCTTTTTCAATACCACATAACGGCCGGAACCGGCGAGTTTGCCTCCCAGCTCCATGGCATCCATGCCCAGTACCGGCGCGACCATCCGTGCCACACGCGCAGCCCCGACCACTCCGATCGTCTTGCCGCCCTGTTTTTTGGGCATCGTGCAGTTGTCGGTGATCTGCGTGCTGCAGATCGGGTCGTATTCCTGTGCGGCCTTCGGATCTCCGATGATGGTGTAGCGCTCCACGCTTTGCGCCAGAACGGCCCCGTTGGCATCAAGTATTTTGCCGCGCATCCCGTGGACGGGCACTTTCAATGTACGTCCCGCCGTGGCGGCCTCGGCCATCTCACGGCCGTTGAGCAACTGAAGATTGGCCAACTGGCCGAAGCACACAATGAATATGAGCGAAAGCACCGTAGCGATCACGGTGCAACGCCGCACGAATTGCTTGCCTTTGGTTTTATTGGCATGTGTTCGCATATCACTGACCCTTACCCGTAGGTTGGTAGCCCTGAAGATCTATCGACAAAGGACCGGACTGAGGCACCATGCCCATTTTCTGGGCCCGGTCTGGAAGACTGGCCTGCAGGCTGTCGAGCTTGGCCTGATCGTCTTCGACATCCTGGTTGAGCTTGCTGATGTTGGCCTGTACCTGGGCCTGTTCAAAGGAATTCTGCACCATTTGGGTGCGCAACGCCAGCGAACCGAGCAACGCGGCGAAAAGGAAAAGAACAGAGATGATGACATGAACCACCGAGACGGTTTTGATACGGCTGAAAATCTGAAAAGCCGTATTTTCGCTTTCCTTTTTCTCCTTGCCTCCGGCGACAACCTGAAGCCTCGGACGGGCGTATGCCGTATGGCCGTCATCGTCACGTCCGGCTGGGGCGACATGGGAACGAATCGATCTGGCTGTTGACGCGCTCATCATCTCCTCCTTTCCCCTGGATTGCCTTGATTGCGTGTGCCTTGGCTGCGCTTGTTCCGGTCATGCCGCAAGTCACGCGCGAATGCAGCGTGCCTGTCAGGAGTATGTACCGGATCTTCCTTGGAGTCCTGAGCGAACCTGATGCGCCAGCGCTCCGGTATTTCCCGGGTCAGTTCCACCCCTCGCAACCGGACGGGGGCGGAACGCGGATTATGCTCGATTTCGGCCTGGTCGGCCTTCAGTGCACCGCGGGTCAGCTCTTTGAAGAACGGCTGCGCGTCTGCGGGAACGACCGGCAGATCGACCGGAGCGTCAACGTTAAGCCCCTGGGCCATGAACGTCTTGACCGTACGGTCCTCCAACGAATGGTAGGATTCGACGACCAGCCTGCCGCCGGGGGCCAGCCTGTTGGCTATTTGCGGCAATGTACGGCCGAGCTTGTCGAGTTCGCCGTTGACTTCGATGCGCAAAGCCTGGAAGACGCGCTTGGCGGGGTTGCCCTTTGCACGGTGGGATTTGGGAACGATGCGGTCGACCAACTCATCGAGTTGGCGTGAGGTCTTCAGAGGTTCCTTCTCACGCTGACGAACGATGGCGCGGGCAATCGGTTTGGCGAAGCGTTCCTGCCCATACTCGCGGAAGATCCGGACGAGCTCGTCTTGGGGATATTCGGCCAGAATCTGCGCGGCATCGAAACCCTGGCTGGTATCCATACGCATGTCAAGAGGAGCGTCGTGGGAATAGGAGAACCCGCGGTCGGTCTCGTCGATCTGAAGACTGGAAAGCCCCAGATCCATAAAAGCGGCGTCCACACGCCTCAATCCGAGCTCTTCAAGCACATCGTCGAATTCATCGAATGCTGCGTGAACCGGGATGAACCGGTCCTCAAGGCCCTCTTCCTTCATGCGCAGCGTCGCCATCCCCAACGCTTCTTCATCACGGTCGATGCCGATAAGCCTGGCCTGCGGGGCGGCTTTCAAAAACGCCGTCGCATGACCGGCCAGGCCAAGCGTGCAATCGACCACGACGGCGCCAGGGTGGTCGAGAGCAGGTACCACCAGCCGGACGCAATCGTCGAGCAGAACCGGGGTATGGATGTTTGTCAAATCAGTCATTACCACTCCACCGCCGGCAATACGTCATCGGCTATGTCGGAATAGCCTTCCTCTTGGTCGGCCAGATAGGCGTCCCAGGATTCCTTGTTCCAGATTTCGGCGCGGGTGCCGACGCCGATCACTACGATCTCGTCGCCCAGACCTGCATAGGCACGTAAGTTCTGCGGCACCAGCACGCGGCCCTGCTTGTCCGGCTCGCCCTCGACCGCGCCCGACAGGAAGACGCGCAGGTAGCTTCTGGTTGCCTTGTTGCCCATCGAGGCACGCTGGATACGCGCCGCTATACGCCGGAATTCGGTCTGAGGCAACAAGTAGACACATTTTTCCTGGCCGCGGGCCATCACCATGCCCGCACCGAGTTGCGCTCGCATTTTGGCCGGTAAGGCCATACGTCCCTTTTGATCGATTTTCGGGGTGTACGTGCCGAGCAACAAAGGCTCACTCTGAGCAGCTGGCATCATGGTGCCGTTGGCTGCGCTCGCCTTCTGCATCGGTAGATCACCGGAATCGACAGGCGGGCAACCGGCGCCGACACCTCCGGGGGAGGAGACGGGCTTCGAAGAATCAGGAGACGACCCGCCGATGATGGGGTTTTTGTCTTGTCCCGTCATCTCGCCTCCTTCTTACTACATGCCGGCAATATCGCTAAGTCTTACAACTAGTTCACCACTTTACCCCACTTATCACCATTCTTCCCCACAAAAACGCAAAAAACTTGTTTTTTCTTCAAAAAAATCCGTTTTACGTCAAATTTTTGATTCTTGCCTATCTCAAAAAAAAATGTTTTCCATCATTTAGAGACAGATGCATGGAGACACCACCAAGAGCCAACGCCCGAATCAACCATCCAGAGCAACGGCAACCCATCCTCCGGGCGCAGCAACGACAATCCCGTCGCGCAGACGTCATTTTCCAAGAGCACAATCGGGCCCAAGGAAATAGGGAGCACAGACTAAACTTGTTAATTCGAGTTTTCCAAGCAACAAACGCAACTGAAACCGGCCGGATAAAGGGGAGCCTATACATGTCGAGCTACTCTTCGCAAATCGATGAGGAACAGCACGCGGTGGATCGCGCGTACGAACGGTTGGACTCGCTAAGAAGCCAGACCCGTTCACGCCTCGACACAGTCCGCGCCGCCGGTGCCCACGGCTCCCCCACCATGCGCACCGAACGGGACTCGTTCGCCACCATGTATGAGGACCGGCTCACCCAGCTGCGCGGCGTCGAAGACAGGTTGGTCTTTGGCCGCATCGACAGCGACAAAGGAGAGAAACGCTACATCGGGCGTATGGGGCTTTCCAGCGCCAGCCACGAACCGATCCTGACCGATTGGAGGGCCGAGGCGGCCCGACCGTTCTACGAGGCAACGCCTTCGCATCATGGCGATATCGTCATGCGCCGGCATATCACATTGAATTTTCGCAAGGTGGTCGGCATCGAGGACGAAGTGCTTGACGTCAACTCCGGTCAGGTCGGCCAGGCCGAACAGGCAGGGACACTGACCGGCGAGGGAGCGTTGATCGCCTCCCTCAATTCCAAGCGCACCGGCAAAATGACCGATATCGTGGCCACCATCCAAGGCGAGCAGGACCGCATCATTCGCGCGCCGATGGACCGTGCCGTCGTGGTACAGGGCGGTCCGGGCACCGGAAAGACCGCGGTCGCATTGCACCGTGCCGCCTATCTGCTCTACACCCATCGTCGCAGGCTCGAACGTTCCGGGGTGCTCGTGGTGGGGCCGAGCTCCGCTTTCCTGCGCTATATCAATCAGGTGCTCCCCTCGTTGGGCGAGACCGGGGTGGTGTCGCGCACCATCGGCGACCTGGTTCCGGGTTTCGACGCCCGCAAACTCGATACGCCTCGTGCCGCACAGCTCAAGGGCGAGGCGCGTATGGCCCATGCCGTCGCCAACGCCGTCGCCGCACGCCAACGCGTCCCGAAAAATCTGCCGACAGTTCGGATCAACGGCATGAATGTGCCCATGCGCAAGTCCGATGTGATGCAGGCGCTGGAAGATGCCAAACGCACCCGTTCGCCCCACAACAAAGCGCGGCAGACCTTTGTGCGCAGCGTTTTGAGCGCGATGCGCAACCGGTACGTCGAGAATCTTGATTACACGCCGGAGCAATCGGAAATCTCCGACGTGGCGATGCAGCTGAAAATGCATGACGAGATTCGCAAAACGCTGAACCTCGCCTGGCTGCCGATGAACGCGCCGTGGCTGATCGACCAGATGTTCGCCAAACCCGCGCAGCTGCGTCGATTCGCCCCATGGCTCGCCGATGCCGACATCGCGGTGCTGACACGTCCGAAGCATTCGCCGCTCACCGTTTCCGACATCCCGCTTCTCGACGAAGCCATGGAACTGCTCGGCCCCGATCCGAAGGTCTCGGCGCGCGTTGCCGCTGCCAAAGCCAAACGCGAGGAAGAAGAACAGTTCGCTCGCGACACGCTGGCGCAGGCCGGGATCGGCTCGGGCATCGTGACCTCATCCATGCTGGTCGACAACATCAACGGCCTGGACGCCGAAGCCGTGGCACAGAAAGCCGGCGCCGACCGCGAATGGACATACGGGCATATCGTCATCGACGAAGCCCAGGAGCTCACGGCGATGGACTGGCGGATGCTTATGCGCCGCTGCCCGTCACGCTCGTTCACCATCGTGGGCGACGTGGCACAGACCTCGGCTTTGGGTGGCACCCGACGCTGGGAAAAGACCATGGACCGCCTGTTCGGAGCCAAGGGTTGGGACCTCAAGGAACTGACCATCAACTACCGCAACCCACAGGAAGTCTCGAGGCTGGCGACACATTTCGCGCAAAACGAAGGGCTGTATGTCTCGACCACCAAAGGCGTACGCACCATGGCCGATTCGGTCAAACGCGTGAACATCGGAGACGGAAACGGCTCAGACAACAGGCTGTTGGAGGCAATCGGCGACGAGGCGCTGGATTTGGTCAGGCAGTTCATTGCCGACGACGGCACCGGACGCGTGGCGATCATCGCTCCGGACTCGCTGAGCACCACGATACGCCAAGACCTTTATCGTCGGTTGACCGAACTCAAGGGTCAAACGCTCGCTTCAAAACTGATGGAAATCGATATTCCGAGCAGTCCAGGCAACGCAACCGGCTCGAATCCCGACTTCGACGAATCGCCCAGCGACGCACCGTTGAGTGTTTGCGACACACAGATGATCAAAGGTCTGGAGTACGACGCTGTGATTCTTGTACAACCCGGCGAAATCGCCCAAGACGCCCCGTCAAGGCTCTCCGGCGCCTCCGACCTTTATGTGGCGATGACCCGCCCGACGCAACGTCTCGTCATCGCCCAAACCGAAAACGACAGACGATTGCTCAACATCTAGAGTGCCGAAAATATAACCATTGTCGCCGGTGGCTTGCCTGAACAAACCGCCGACGACAATCAAATTGCCATTGCAGACTTTCCATTACCGATATCAGTGCACATATAGCCACAATCAAAAGCCAGCGAAACCATTGCATTTCAACCGCTTCCGTCGTGCAGAAACCCCGATGCAACGCCTTATTTACTGAGAGCCTTATCCTGTTTCAACTCGTCGATAGCCTTCTGGAAATCGGCCAGTCCGTTGAAGTTCTGATATACGCTGGCAAAACGCAGGTAAGCGACTTCATCGAGCTCACGTAACGGCTTCAGGATGGCCTTACCGATGTCTTCGGACTTGACTTGCGCCAATCCTTGACTACGCAGGTCCTCTTCTACCTGCTGCCCCAGCTGCTTCAGCGCATCTTCGTCAATAGGCCTACCCTGACACGCCTTACGGACTCCGTCGATGACTTTCTGACGGTCGAATGGTTCCAAGTTGCCAGAACGCTTCGTAACCAGAAGCATCGTTGTCTCCACCGTTGTGAATCTTCGCCCGCACTCAGGGCATTCGCGTCTGCGTCTGATGGAATGACCGTCTTCGCTGATACGCGTATCAACTACTTTAGTGTCATTATTCTGGCAAAAGGGACAATGCATACTGTCACCCTATCCAGAGGCCGGGAAAACGGTGTGTCTAGACGATTCGATGCCCTCCGGCACAGTCGCCTGTTCGGTATGGTGAATAACCGGCCATGGCAATCAGACATGTCGTATTCCCATCTCTACGAACAGTTCATATCGCACAAAGTGAAGCGTTCACCCACAGATTCAAGACTCGTCAGGCACCACAATCCTCTGGCCCGGCTGCAATTGAGCCGAATCAAGCTGATTCAGATCCATGATTTGCGCAACCGTGTCTCCCACATTCTTGCTTTCCGGCGTAATCTGCCGAGCGTATGACCACAAGGTATCGCCGGGACGAACCGTATAGCTGACAACATTGGCCTCGCCGGTGGCCGAATTCGCGACATGCGGGGCAACTGCCTGCCACGCGAAGAACGCGACGACGGCGAGCACGAGCGCCGCAACAACCCTGTTGCGTGCGAGGCGGCGACGATTGGAAGCGCTGCGAACTTTGGAATCACTGGTTTTTACACTCATCTTCTGCACTCCTTCGAACATCTGTACTAACGAACGTTTGTTCTATATTGACACAGATGTTCGAAAAAAGCAAGGCCGAATCGAACATCTGTTTGAAATTCTTGAGAAAATGGGTTATGCTGTAAGTCAAACGCCGAAAGGAATTACCGTGAGCACGCTTCCACCTATCCATTCACCACATGGCAACTTCGCCAAGGCCGCGCCGAACCAGCCGTTGACGGACAGGCAGCGCAAGGTATTGGAGGCCGTGCGCAGTCATGTTTCCCGTTACGGTTTCGCGCCTTCCTTCCGCGAGATAGGCGAAAAGGCAGGGCTGAAGAGCCCTTCATCGGTCAAGCACCAGCTCGAGGTCCTTGAAGACAAGGGCTATATCAGAATGAACGCCAACAAGGGACGTGCCATCGAATTGGTGGAGCCACAATCCAATATCGGCGAAAGCAACCCCACCTCTACGGTCCTTCCATTCAGCCCTCAGGACGAAACGGACGAGGCCATCGCCCAGTCGCATGACATCCCGCTGGTAGGTCGCATCGCGGCCGGCACACCCATCACGGCGGAACAGCACGTCGAGGATGTGATGAGATTACCGGAACGGCTCACCGGCAACGGCAATCTCTTCATGCTCGAGGTCCATGGGGATTCGATGATCGACGCCGCCATCTGCGACGGCGATTTTGTGGTGGTACGCGAACAGGAGACCGCTGAAAACGGCGATATCGTGGCTGCATTGCTCGACGGTGAAGCCACGGTCAAGACGTTCCAGAAAGACCACGGCCATGTCTGGCTGATGCCGCATAACCCGTCCTACTCCCCCATTGACGGTACGTATGCCAAGGTGATGGGCAAGGTCGTTACGGTTCTGCGCAAGATCTGAACCACTATTTGTCTAGAACGATGCCGGCGCTGCAGTCAATCTGCGTACCGGCATCGTTGTTTCGAAAATCGTGTCCCGGAATCCGAGAAAGCTCCAATGCCAATGTGTTGATTGAGACTCCAGCTGCCCGAGTTATCCAACCAAAACCGTGGAACCTCCAACACCCAAATTCAGATTCACCGTATGCCCCACAATCCGGCCGAACCCCGTTCAGCGATGAATCTCCTCGCTTTGCGCTTGGCTGAAGCCAAGAGGCTCCAACTGGAAAGTGGTATGCGGAATCGAAACCGAGAAATGCTCGGTCAGGCAGGTGTGCAGACGATGCAGGATATCGGCACCCTGCTCCATCGTAAGCCCCGGCTCCACCACGACATGTGCGGTCAGGATCGGCATGCCGGTCGCCACGGTCGAGGCATGTACGTCGTGGACGTCGATGACGTGGTCAACGCTTTTCATATGATTGCGCACCTCGTCGAGATCAAGGCCTTCAGGGGTTTCTTCAAGCAGTACTTTCACAGCGTTCTTCATCAGTACGAAAGCCCTGGGCACGATGAGCAGGGCGATGACCGCACCGGCGAGCGCATCGAAACCATGCCAGCCGGTGGTCATGATGACGATGGCGGAGATCACGACGGTGAACGAGCCCAGCGCGTCGTTCATGGTTTCCAGGAATGCGGCACGCATGTTCATATTGTCTTTGTGCTGGCCGGAAAGCACGAACACGGAAATCACGTTGAACACCAAGCCCAGAACGCCGAAGCCCAGCAGCATACCCACGCTTTGCACCTCGTCGCGCGAGAATCCGGCGAGCCGCAGAACCGCTTCGACCAAGGCGTAAACACCTACGGCCATCAATATCAACGCGCCCAGCCCTGCGGTGATCGGCTCAAGCCTGGCCCAGCCCCAAGTGCGTTCCTTATTGGGTTTCCTGCGCATCAGCACGGCCGTGATGGTGGAAGCGGTAAGCACTGCCACATCCGTAAGCATGTGGGCGCAATCCACCAAAAGCGCCAGCGAGCCGGTGATGACCGCACCGACCACCTCAACTGCGAAAATCGTCAAGGTGAGTCCCAATGTCACCATCAATCGGGTCTGGTGCTCCTTGGCCTTGCCCTGACCTTCCGACTGCATCTGCCCTTGCGCATTCAACGCTCCGGTCTCTCGCTCCTGCGAAGTCATCACTTTGTCTGCCTCCCAATCCTTGCCGTCGTCAAAGCCGGAACCCATATTCCTTTACGTCTTCGTCTTTTTTGACGTGCATTCGCTTTCAAAGCGCCACACGTCGCATTACTCGTGACACTATACGCGTCAAAACCTATACTTCAGTTGGGTTTTACGGCTCACAGCCGAAGAACAAGCAGGTCGCACAATATTGTGCATTTCGTTTTTCCTTGACACTAAAACCGACAATCTTTCTCATTGTCAACGTTTCAGAAAACGGCCGCGTCAAAAGGATGCAAAACCACAATGTCGCCCTGCCAAAAAGCAGGACGACATTTGCTTTTACCAGGCATAACCGGCGGGGAAACACCTACGCCGGCAACCGGGAAATCAGAAACCGAACTTAGCCACGGCCGCCTTCAGCGTCTCCGCAGAACAGCGCAATTGCTCAAGCTCGTGGTCGGAAAGCGGGGTGTTGATATGGGAATTGACGCCGGAACGGTTGACCAGGGTCGGCACCGACATGCAGATGTCCGAGATGCCGTGGAAGTCCTGCAGCAGCGAGGACACAGGCAGCACGCGGTTCGAATCGGTCAGGACGGATTCGATGATATCGACGCCGGACATGGCGATGGCGAAGTTGGTGGCGCCCTTGCCGTTGATGATGCGGTAGGCGGCGTTCTTGACTTCCTGATGGATCTCCTCGCGTTTGGCGGCGTCGAGCGGATCATGGCCCGGCAGCGCCTTCCAATCGCACATGGAGACGC from Bifidobacterium sp. ESL0800 encodes:
- a CDS encoding LysM peptidoglycan-binding domain-containing protein — protein: MSVKTSDSKVRSASNRRRLARNRVVAALVLAVVAFFAWQAVAPHVANSATGEANVVSYTVRPGDTLWSYARQITPESKNVGDTVAQIMDLNQLDSAQLQPGQRIVVPDES
- the lexA gene encoding transcriptional repressor LexA codes for the protein MHSPHGNFAKAAPNQPLTDRQRKVLEAVRSHVSRYGFAPSFREIGEKAGLKSPSSVKHQLEVLEDKGYIRMNANKGRAIELVEPQSNIGESNPTSTVLPFSPQDETDEAIAQSHDIPLVGRIAAGTPITAEQHVEDVMRLPERLTGNGNLFMLEVHGDSMIDAAICDGDFVVVREQETAENGDIVAALLDGEATVKTFQKDHGHVWLMPHNPSYSPIDGTYAKVMGKVVTVLRKI
- a CDS encoding cation diffusion facilitator family transporter → MQSEGQGKAKEHQTRLMVTLGLTLTIFAVEVVGAVITGSLALLVDCAHMLTDVAVLTASTITAVLMRRKPNKERTWGWARLEPITAGLGALILMAVGVYALVEAVLRLAGFSRDEVQSVGMLLGFGVLGLVFNVISVFVLSGQHKDNMNMRAAFLETMNDALGSFTVVISAIVIMTTGWHGFDALAGAVIALLIVPRAFVLMKNAVKVLLEETPEGLDLDEVRNHMKSVDHVIDVHDVHASTVATGMPILTAHVVVEPGLTMEQGADILHRLHTCLTEHFSVSIPHTTFQLEPLGFSQAQSEEIHR